A window of the Anoplolepis gracilipes chromosome 11, ASM4749672v1, whole genome shotgun sequence genome harbors these coding sequences:
- the LOC140671475 gene encoding glutathione S-transferase theta-3, with translation MTLKLYYDLLSQPSRALYIFFKICDIPFEKKIVNLKNLEQYTPEFEQINPFKKVPVIEHDGFKLSESIGIIRYVCREFKVADHWYPSDSKHQAKVDEYLEWQHLNTRLHCASYFLTKFLNPLMQNRPAKPEKVAEFESRMSNCLDIIDNIWLKDTQFLVGNTISVADIVCACELEQIRLAGYDPRKGRVLLAAWMEKVIEATSPYYQEAHKFLNKLAEGNPPQNFNFKL, from the exons atgacattaaaattatattatgatttacTCTCGCAACCGTCAAGAGcactatacatatttttcaaaatatgtgaCATACCATTTGAGAAAAAGATTGTAAACTTGAAAAATCTCGAACAATATACTCCAGAGTTTGAACAGATTAATCCATTCAAGAAGGTTCCTGTGATCGAGCATGATGGCTTTAAACTTTCTGAAAg tATAGGGATTATACGATACGTATGTAGAGAATTTAAGGTGGCTGATCACTGGTATCCATCTGATTCAAAACATCAAGCAAAAGTTGATGAATATCTCGAATGGCAACATCTCAATACAAGACTTCATTGCGCATCATATTTCTTAACAAAG tttcttAATCCACTTATGCAAAACAGACCAGCAAAGCCAGAAAAAGTAGCTGAATTTGAAAGTCGTATGAGTAATTGTcttgatattattgataatatatggcTAAAAGATACGCAGTTCTTAGTTGGAAACACAATTAGTGTGGCTGACATAGTCTGTGCTTGCGAATTGGAGCAAATAc gtCTGGCCGGTTACGATCCGAGAAAGGGGAGAGTACTTCTGGCTGCTTGGATGGAAAAAGTTATTGAAGCAACGAGTCCATATTATCAAGAagctcataaatttttaaataaacttgcTGAAGGCAACCCACCTCAAAACTTCAATTTTaagctttaa
- the LOC140670803 gene encoding coiled-coil domain-containing protein 12, which produces MSEEKIGSLEEEALKRKERLQALKRKNEESIENRKDTDEILPKPKFRSYKPQDENLKNNMLEDAKPGDVEAVVREQLDAASSKVVIEELDISNLAPRKPDWDLKRDIAKKLEILERRTQKAIAEEVRARLKQGQQDLAVYVNEINED; this is translated from the exons ATGTCAGAGGAGAAAATTGGTTCATTGGAAGAGGAGGCTCTGAAAAGGAAAGAACGACTTCAGGCGCTCAAAAGGAAGAATGAAGAAAGTATTGAAAATAGGAAAGACACGGACGAAATATTACCAAA GCCGAAATTTCGAAGTTACAAACCGCAAGatgaaaatttgaagaataatATGTTAGAGGATGCGAAACCTGGAGATGTAGAAGCTGTGGTTCGTGAACAGTTGGATGCTGCGAGCAGCAAAGTGGTTATCGAGGAACTT gATATCAGTAATTTAGCACCGAGAAAACCTGATTGGGATTTAAAGCGAGATATAGCTAAAAAATTAGAGATATTAGAGAGGAGAACACAAAAAGCGATAGCGGAAGAAGTAAGGGCGCGTCTCAAACAAGGCCAACAAGATCTAGCAGTTTATGTAAATGAGATTAATGAAGACTAG
- the Ebo gene encoding exportin-6-B isoform X1 — MKSLSKAIIMDDDVAALQNLEELMTEFFSPETTNERKRTIEHSFQEFAAQIDSWKPCLHFLSSTSNHYVSMFALSTLETTIGRRWPILPWEDRALTRSTLYTLSLERDVAPFVRNKVVKLVVDIARHDWPHFYPDFYSNILQLLDHKHTRLLGLVYLRTASEELATPREDLPMHRKSELFRLLSSQVPLTLDTLTVLLKETTKLQSRSGTVTPPPSPTSGQSLAPARTVLDVEGLATGTSEVCTATLEVLAHLFSWIDLSSNISTNLLEAIFSCAKYYDAMNGKQIEMAVQALTTINELLYRPLCSPDAADTLLLEIFQNGVGLFQLMERLDSIEESYMEKMTEFLQLFVTNHLKRMESSSKFPVNTLLEVLCHHTFQQASTVNGYLRCLDVWTTLLESTQSRYSAVALALAERILQKMSFKLNARVLRDLDTESLDENEETEWQHFLRCNVECLAKIADISPVPVFTLLYRSWREGLIVFGELGAAVANGQVILLNDAEASNVHVHLRDLASTTQALTRLYSLFIGDQTNIDQALAEEVVLQTLDACIFARDNQLYKAALQPAAIVIDLIEVHSQLLASLQAWCHWIVRKPEKTKETLCQRCIDSCIWATTYTAPCDHSPPVNLVHSAVHVFQSITAILKPILWDQPIFRNLISTGTYPYLKPDTIKVLRRALINGIILPPGDAAIRQRLLDTMILALSAPLGMQGQPVPLESTISITIMPLTQLLEDCASSSTTIKKMLHSCLESIINRTLELLSYVIRCQIICEVLLGFLHSAFSVLQQQLGPEFMQNAVQGMLQLYTRENISAGPALDQLLEILILVVSAPSNAFKAFVPSVTSLCLGQVWPAIGSSLSAHPDTTLVLLKLFHSILMHRWQYFYNTSVLRTLGHPDEDEPVEHKEELVAILEAFGQALLQSDVNIFRQSLQSLEQLNIRWRLYQRVIFKVHLLERFLMALFTVLFQQSHNLLADEIAAAIHSLASVNIGWFFGHFLPTFLATCEGVDDMQRATLLGNFDKSTDQPTLTRSVLQLISDLRCYQLCRPG, encoded by the exons atgaaGAGTTTGTCAA AGGCTATCATCATG GACGACGATGTAGCCGCTCTGCAAAATCTAGAAGAGCTCATGACGGAGTTTTTCTCTCCGGAAACAACCAACGAAAGAAAACGTACGATCGAACATAGTTTTCAAGAATTTGCCGCACAGATTGATTCCTGGAAACCATGTTTGCATTTCTTGTCTTCTACGAGCAATCATTATGTCAGTATGTTTGCTCTGTCCACTCTGGAg ACGACTATAGGAAGACGATGGCCCATTCTGCCATGGGAGGATAGGGCTCTCACGAGATCTACTTTGTATACATTATCATTAGAGAGAGATGTAGCGCCCTTTGTAAGAAATAAAGTAGTGAAATTAGTAGTGGATATAGCAAGACATGACTGGCCACATTTTTATCCTGATTTTTACTCCAACATTTTACAG cTATTAGATCACAAACATACAAGATTGTTGGGACTTGTATATTTGAGAACAGCTTCGGAAGAATTAGCCACACCGAGGGAAGATCTGCCAATGCATAGAAAAAGCGAGCTGTTTAGATTATTGAGTTCACAAGTGCCTCTGACTTTGGATACACTTACAG TCCTTCTAAAAGAGACTACAAAATTGCAAAGCCGTTCTGGAACTGTGACACCTCCCCCATCACCTACCAGTGGACAAAGTCTCGCACCTGCGCGTACAGTATTAGATGTCGAGGGATTAGCGACAGGCACCAGTGAAGTTTGTACAGCTACTCTTGAAGTTTTAGCGCATCTATTTAGTTGGATAGATCTATCAAGCAATATTTCTACTAATTTATTGGAAGCTATTTTTTCTTGTGCTAAATATTATGATGCAATG AATGGCAAACAAATAGAAATGGCTGTTCAAGCTTTGACAACGATTAATGAGCTTTTATATAGACCGCTCTGCTCGCCTGACGCGGCTGACACGTTATTattggaaatatttcaaaatggtGTTGGTTTATTCCAATTAATGGAACGCTTAGATTCTATAGAGGAGAG TTATATGGAGAAAATGACAgagtttttacaattatttgtaacgAATCATCTGAAGAGGATGGAATCGAGCTCAAAATTTCCTGTAAATACGTTATTAGAGGTACTATGTCATCACACATTTCAACAAGCCTCTACCGTGAACGGTTATTTACGTTGTTTAGACGTTTGGACTACACTTTTGGAGAGTACTCAGTCGCGATATTCTGCCGTTGCATTAGCCCTTGCCGAACGgatcttgcaaaaaatgagTTTTAAACTTAACGCTCGGGTATTAAGGGATCTTGATACGGAAAGTTTAGATGAGAAT gaAGAGACAGAGTGGCAGCATTTTCTGAGATGCAATGTAGAATGTTTAGCAAAAATCGCCGACATCTCGCCTGTTCCAGTATTTACACTATTG TATCGTTCATGGAGAGAAGGATTAATTGTTTTCGGAGAATTAGGCGCTGCTGTCGCCAATGGCCAAGTTATTTTACTAAATGATGCAGAGGCATCAAATGTACACGTCCACTTGAGAGATCTTGCATCGACTACACAAGCTTTAACCAGACTATATTCGCTTTTCATTG GAGATCAAACCAATATTGATCAAGCATTAGCTGAGGAAGTTGTATTGCAAACTCTAGACGCATGTATATTTGCAAGagataatcaattatataaagcgGCACTTCAACCAGCTGCCATCGTAATAGATCTTATAGAAGt ACATTCACAGCTTTTGGCTTCTCTTCAAGCGTGGTGTCATTGGATAGTCAGGAAACCGGAAAAGACAAAGGAGACACTATGTCAACGTTGCATCGATTCGTGTATTTGGGCAACGACATATACTGCGCCCTGTGATCATTCACCTCCTGTAAATCTTGTCCATTCCGCCGTTCACGTTTTTCAAAGTATCACCGCCATTTTGAAACCAATCCTATGGGACCAACCAATTTTTAGGAATTTAATATCTACGGGCACGTACCCGTACTTGAAGCCAGATACAATCAAAGTTCTGCGCAGAGCATTGATAAATGGAATTATATTACCACCCGGTGATGCAGCGATAAGGCAAAGATTATTGG ATACTATGATATTGGCCTTGTCTGCACCTCTGGGTATGCAAGGACAACCAGTGCCTTTAGAATCGACAATTTCGATAACGATAATGCCGCTGACTCAACTATTAGAAGATTGCGCGTCCTCGTCTAcgactataaaaaaaatgttacactCGTGTTTGGAATCgattataaatagaacattAGAGTTATTGTCATATGTGATAAGATGTCAGATCATATGTGAAGTGTTACTCGGCTTTCTACACTCGGCATTTTCAGTATTACAACAACAATTAGGTCCCGAGTTTATGCAAAATGCGGTTCAAGGCATGCTTCAACTTTACACCAG GGAAAATATTTCTGCCGGTCCTGCATTGGATCAGCTGCTGGAAATTTTGATACTCGTCGTATCAGCACCTAGCAATGCATTCAAGGCATTTGTCCCTTCTGTAACAAGCCTGTGTTTAGGTCAAGTATGGCCTGCAATTGGAAGCAGCCTAAGTGCTCATCCGGATACAACGCTAGTTTTATTGAAGCTCTTTCATAG taTTCTTATGCATCGctggcaatatttttataatacttcgGTATTGCGGACTCTTGGGCATCCCGATGAAGATGAACCAGTCGAACATAAAGAAGAATTAGTGGCAATTTTAGAGGCATTTGGGCAAGCTCTACTTCAGTCGGATGTCAATATATTCCGACAGAGTTTGCAGAGTCTCGAGCAATTAAATATCAGGTGGCGACTTTATCAACGAGTCATATTCAAGGTTCATCTTCTCGAGAGGTTTTTAATGGCATTGTTCACAGTTTTATTTCAACA GTCTCATAACTTGCTAGCGGACGAAATAGCTGCCGCTATTCACAGTCTAGCATCTGTAAATATAGGGTGGTTCTTTGGCCATTTTCTGCCAACGTTCTTAGCAACTTGCGAAGGCGTAGACGATATGCAGAGAGCTACGTTGTTGGGAAACTTTGATAAATCCACA gATCAACCAACTCTGACGAGATCAGTTCTTCAACTTATTTCGGATTTAAGATGTTACCAATTGTGCAGACCGGGCTGA
- the LOC140671160 gene encoding uncharacterized protein: MDKEKEVKFLGKKQTKRNIQKQVHELLNELNWNETKSTTHSVIDSHLELNLNIDEDLGFSLNFRNNETKSSMSHSIIDSHLELGSDQDLDFEIFPELYITEKHDFSENETLSDDFLNKLRNWALTHNITLSALDELLSLLRQFHYDISVPLSGRSLLYTPKTTNSIDLQSGKFTYFGMRKQLYFLLKEESCSKIIDLDFNIDGLPLFKSNNIVVWPILCRSLSLTSLNKPFIVGLFTGKGKPEPLDCYLQDLIHELNDDILKNSIEIDHKLFQIRIRSLICDAPARAFLKCCVGHNSRHGCEKCDIEGKYINKMIFPCKSGQLRTKETFTKQVQEEHHKGRSPLLNLNLDLVNQFPLDPMHLVYLGIMKKLLILWVSKGKPSFKLSGRAINNLSDRLILLSSYIVHEFPRKCRAISDLNRWKANEFRLFLLYVGPVSLINILPKQLYNHFLMFHVGITILCNDNHIFEHIDFAEEVLYNFVKYFEKSYGKEEVTYNLHSLIHLVTDVRNLGNLNTINCFPFENYLGKLKKLVRSSANPHAQLCRRISELFNYSKTELPITKLEPKQKHFEGPTLRDKTDLILQYKKLKTPTCVLTIFSPDNCVSIQGDIIVQIVNILCLKDQFYSIICRRFLKVSEFYDYPCSSKLLNIFKVSHISPDIEEFPFISVKYKNILLPAYEKGTYIVFPLLHEL; encoded by the coding sequence atggataaagaaaaagaagttaAATTTCTTGGCAAAAAACAAACTAAAAGGAATATACAAAAACAAGTACATGAGTTATTAAATGAACTCAATTGGAATGAAACAAAATCGACAACACATTCAGTCATTGACTCACACTTAGAACTAAACTTAAATATAGATGAAGATTTGggttttagtttaaattttagaaataatgagacaaaatCATCAATGTCACATTCAATCATTGATTCGCATTTAGAACTAGGTTCAGATCAAGAtttagattttgaaatatttccagAATTATATATCACTGAAAAACATGATTTTTCAGAAAACGAAACATTATCTGATgattttctgaataaattgAGAAACTGGGCCCTAacacataatattacattatcagCATTAGATGAATTATTGTCATTACTAAGACAATTTCATTATGATATATCTGTACCATTATCTGGAAGGTCTTTGTTATACACTCCAAAAACTACAAATTCAATTGATTTGCAAAGtggaaaatttacttattttggtATGCGTAAGCAGTTATATTTCCTATTAAAGGAAGAATCATgctcaaaaattattgatttagattttaatattgatgggTTACCCTTGTTTAAAAGTAACAACATAGTTGTCTGGCCAATTCTTTGTAGATCATTAAGTTTAACTTCATTAAATAAACCATTTATTGTAGGTTTATTCACTGGCAAAGGAAAGCCAGAACCTCTTGATTGTTATTTACAAGATCTAATACACGAGCTTAATgatgatatattaaagaatagtattgaaatagatcataaattatttcaaattagaatCAGGTCTCTGATATGTGATGCTCCTGCACGAGCTTTTCTAAAATGTTGTGTAGGTCATAATTCTAGGCATGGGTGTGAAAAATGCGATATTGAAGggaaatacattaataaaatgatttttccaTGTAAAAGTGGACAACTTAGAACAAAAGAAACTTTTACTAAACAAGTACAAGAGGAACATCATAAAGGAAGGTCTccattattgaatttaaactTAGATTTAGTGAATCAATTTCCATTAGATCCCATGCATTTGGTATATTTAGGTATAATGAAAAAGTTGTTAATATTATGGGTATCAAAGGGAAAAccttcatttaaattatctggaagagctattaataatttatcagatagattaattttgttgtctTCTTATATAGTACATGAATTTCCTAGAAAATGTAGAGCTATATCGGACTTAAATCGTTGGAAAGCAAATGAGTTTAGATTATTCTTGTTATACGTGGGTCcagtttctttaataaatattttgcctaAACAActttacaatcattttttaatgtttcatgTTGGTATTACAATTCTGTGTAacgataatcatatttttgaacatattGACTTTGCAGAAGaagttttgtataattttgtaaagtattttgaaaaatcctATGGGAAAGAAGAAGTGACATATAATCTTCACAGTTTAATTCATTTAGTAACAGATGTAAGGAATCTTGGTAATTTAAACACAATTAATTGTTTTccctttgaaaattatttgggaaaattaaaaaaacttgtaagATCATCTGCAAATCCTCATGCACAACTTTGTAGACGTATatctgaattatttaattattcaaagacTGAATTACCAATAACTAAATTAGAACCTAagcaaaaacattttgaagGACCTACACTTAGAGATAAAACTGACTTGATTTTACAATACAAGAAATTGAAAACACCGACATGCGTTTTGACGATTTTTTCACCTGACAATTGTGTTTCAATACAAGGAGATATTATTGTTCAGATTGTAAATATTCTGTGTTTGaaagatcaattttattctataatttgtcGTCGATTCTTGAAAGTTTctgaattttatgattatccATGTTCGtccaaattattgaatatttttaaggtGTCTCACATATCACCTGATATAGAAGAATTCCCTTTTAtatcagtaaaatataaaaacatattattacccGCATATGAAAAAGGAACTTACATTGTGTTTCCTCTTCTTCATGAATTGTAG
- the Ebo gene encoding exportin-6-B isoform X2 has protein sequence MTEFFSPETTNERKRTIEHSFQEFAAQIDSWKPCLHFLSSTSNHYVSMFALSTLETTIGRRWPILPWEDRALTRSTLYTLSLERDVAPFVRNKVVKLVVDIARHDWPHFYPDFYSNILQLLDHKHTRLLGLVYLRTASEELATPREDLPMHRKSELFRLLSSQVPLTLDTLTVLLKETTKLQSRSGTVTPPPSPTSGQSLAPARTVLDVEGLATGTSEVCTATLEVLAHLFSWIDLSSNISTNLLEAIFSCAKYYDAMNGKQIEMAVQALTTINELLYRPLCSPDAADTLLLEIFQNGVGLFQLMERLDSIEESYMEKMTEFLQLFVTNHLKRMESSSKFPVNTLLEVLCHHTFQQASTVNGYLRCLDVWTTLLESTQSRYSAVALALAERILQKMSFKLNARVLRDLDTESLDENEETEWQHFLRCNVECLAKIADISPVPVFTLLYRSWREGLIVFGELGAAVANGQVILLNDAEASNVHVHLRDLASTTQALTRLYSLFIGDQTNIDQALAEEVVLQTLDACIFARDNQLYKAALQPAAIVIDLIEVHSQLLASLQAWCHWIVRKPEKTKETLCQRCIDSCIWATTYTAPCDHSPPVNLVHSAVHVFQSITAILKPILWDQPIFRNLISTGTYPYLKPDTIKVLRRALINGIILPPGDAAIRQRLLDTMILALSAPLGMQGQPVPLESTISITIMPLTQLLEDCASSSTTIKKMLHSCLESIINRTLELLSYVIRCQIICEVLLGFLHSAFSVLQQQLGPEFMQNAVQGMLQLYTRENISAGPALDQLLEILILVVSAPSNAFKAFVPSVTSLCLGQVWPAIGSSLSAHPDTTLVLLKLFHSILMHRWQYFYNTSVLRTLGHPDEDEPVEHKEELVAILEAFGQALLQSDVNIFRQSLQSLEQLNIRWRLYQRVIFKVHLLERFLMALFTVLFQQSHNLLADEIAAAIHSLASVNIGWFFGHFLPTFLATCEGVDDMQRATLLGNFDKSTDQPTLTRSVLQLISDLRCYQLCRPG, from the exons ATGACGGAGTTTTTCTCTCCGGAAACAACCAACGAAAGAAAACGTACGATCGAACATAGTTTTCAAGAATTTGCCGCACAGATTGATTCCTGGAAACCATGTTTGCATTTCTTGTCTTCTACGAGCAATCATTATGTCAGTATGTTTGCTCTGTCCACTCTGGAg ACGACTATAGGAAGACGATGGCCCATTCTGCCATGGGAGGATAGGGCTCTCACGAGATCTACTTTGTATACATTATCATTAGAGAGAGATGTAGCGCCCTTTGTAAGAAATAAAGTAGTGAAATTAGTAGTGGATATAGCAAGACATGACTGGCCACATTTTTATCCTGATTTTTACTCCAACATTTTACAG cTATTAGATCACAAACATACAAGATTGTTGGGACTTGTATATTTGAGAACAGCTTCGGAAGAATTAGCCACACCGAGGGAAGATCTGCCAATGCATAGAAAAAGCGAGCTGTTTAGATTATTGAGTTCACAAGTGCCTCTGACTTTGGATACACTTACAG TCCTTCTAAAAGAGACTACAAAATTGCAAAGCCGTTCTGGAACTGTGACACCTCCCCCATCACCTACCAGTGGACAAAGTCTCGCACCTGCGCGTACAGTATTAGATGTCGAGGGATTAGCGACAGGCACCAGTGAAGTTTGTACAGCTACTCTTGAAGTTTTAGCGCATCTATTTAGTTGGATAGATCTATCAAGCAATATTTCTACTAATTTATTGGAAGCTATTTTTTCTTGTGCTAAATATTATGATGCAATG AATGGCAAACAAATAGAAATGGCTGTTCAAGCTTTGACAACGATTAATGAGCTTTTATATAGACCGCTCTGCTCGCCTGACGCGGCTGACACGTTATTattggaaatatttcaaaatggtGTTGGTTTATTCCAATTAATGGAACGCTTAGATTCTATAGAGGAGAG TTATATGGAGAAAATGACAgagtttttacaattatttgtaacgAATCATCTGAAGAGGATGGAATCGAGCTCAAAATTTCCTGTAAATACGTTATTAGAGGTACTATGTCATCACACATTTCAACAAGCCTCTACCGTGAACGGTTATTTACGTTGTTTAGACGTTTGGACTACACTTTTGGAGAGTACTCAGTCGCGATATTCTGCCGTTGCATTAGCCCTTGCCGAACGgatcttgcaaaaaatgagTTTTAAACTTAACGCTCGGGTATTAAGGGATCTTGATACGGAAAGTTTAGATGAGAAT gaAGAGACAGAGTGGCAGCATTTTCTGAGATGCAATGTAGAATGTTTAGCAAAAATCGCCGACATCTCGCCTGTTCCAGTATTTACACTATTG TATCGTTCATGGAGAGAAGGATTAATTGTTTTCGGAGAATTAGGCGCTGCTGTCGCCAATGGCCAAGTTATTTTACTAAATGATGCAGAGGCATCAAATGTACACGTCCACTTGAGAGATCTTGCATCGACTACACAAGCTTTAACCAGACTATATTCGCTTTTCATTG GAGATCAAACCAATATTGATCAAGCATTAGCTGAGGAAGTTGTATTGCAAACTCTAGACGCATGTATATTTGCAAGagataatcaattatataaagcgGCACTTCAACCAGCTGCCATCGTAATAGATCTTATAGAAGt ACATTCACAGCTTTTGGCTTCTCTTCAAGCGTGGTGTCATTGGATAGTCAGGAAACCGGAAAAGACAAAGGAGACACTATGTCAACGTTGCATCGATTCGTGTATTTGGGCAACGACATATACTGCGCCCTGTGATCATTCACCTCCTGTAAATCTTGTCCATTCCGCCGTTCACGTTTTTCAAAGTATCACCGCCATTTTGAAACCAATCCTATGGGACCAACCAATTTTTAGGAATTTAATATCTACGGGCACGTACCCGTACTTGAAGCCAGATACAATCAAAGTTCTGCGCAGAGCATTGATAAATGGAATTATATTACCACCCGGTGATGCAGCGATAAGGCAAAGATTATTGG ATACTATGATATTGGCCTTGTCTGCACCTCTGGGTATGCAAGGACAACCAGTGCCTTTAGAATCGACAATTTCGATAACGATAATGCCGCTGACTCAACTATTAGAAGATTGCGCGTCCTCGTCTAcgactataaaaaaaatgttacactCGTGTTTGGAATCgattataaatagaacattAGAGTTATTGTCATATGTGATAAGATGTCAGATCATATGTGAAGTGTTACTCGGCTTTCTACACTCGGCATTTTCAGTATTACAACAACAATTAGGTCCCGAGTTTATGCAAAATGCGGTTCAAGGCATGCTTCAACTTTACACCAG GGAAAATATTTCTGCCGGTCCTGCATTGGATCAGCTGCTGGAAATTTTGATACTCGTCGTATCAGCACCTAGCAATGCATTCAAGGCATTTGTCCCTTCTGTAACAAGCCTGTGTTTAGGTCAAGTATGGCCTGCAATTGGAAGCAGCCTAAGTGCTCATCCGGATACAACGCTAGTTTTATTGAAGCTCTTTCATAG taTTCTTATGCATCGctggcaatatttttataatacttcgGTATTGCGGACTCTTGGGCATCCCGATGAAGATGAACCAGTCGAACATAAAGAAGAATTAGTGGCAATTTTAGAGGCATTTGGGCAAGCTCTACTTCAGTCGGATGTCAATATATTCCGACAGAGTTTGCAGAGTCTCGAGCAATTAAATATCAGGTGGCGACTTTATCAACGAGTCATATTCAAGGTTCATCTTCTCGAGAGGTTTTTAATGGCATTGTTCACAGTTTTATTTCAACA GTCTCATAACTTGCTAGCGGACGAAATAGCTGCCGCTATTCACAGTCTAGCATCTGTAAATATAGGGTGGTTCTTTGGCCATTTTCTGCCAACGTTCTTAGCAACTTGCGAAGGCGTAGACGATATGCAGAGAGCTACGTTGTTGGGAAACTTTGATAAATCCACA gATCAACCAACTCTGACGAGATCAGTTCTTCAACTTATTTCGGATTTAAGATGTTACCAATTGTGCAGACCGGGCTGA
- the LOC140670802 gene encoding carbonic anhydrase 13, protein MIMVFSVATLGFLLLLGFCLGEDFSYDGNHGPSHWGEDYHACIGKHQSPINIEEHNVKNVSLSPLKLIGIDDPCLSFVTNNGHTVMLKINASKAPMLSGGPLGNNVYVFEQLHFHWGENDYEGSEDLINNHSFPMEMHAVFYKEDYKSMNEALKHSDGLAILAYLYEVSPNPNPMYEPIVEVLPDIEMVGNEKALPEPLLLRGLFAPDITSMQDYFTYNGSLTTPPCLEVAIWIDFKDHQRLSHQQLAAFRDLRTTEGNKLTHNFRPVQPLEDRIVLQNIPGEQNTPKNIPRTYHRFNEHSGQHNIKVPFSIIALGILFGVILFTI, encoded by the exons ATGATCATGGTGTTTTCGGTCGCTACTCTTGGCTTTCTTCTCCTTCTAG GATTCTGCTTAGGGGAGGACTTCAGTTACGACGGAAATCACG GTCCATCGCATTGGGGCGAGGATTATCACGCGTGTATCGGCAAACACCAGTCGCCCATTAACATAGAGGAGCACAATGTCAAGAACGTCAGTCTATCGCCGTTGAAGTTGATCGGCATTGACGATCCGTGCCTATCGTTCGTGACAAACAATGGTCACACGG TTATGTTAAAAATCAACGCATCCAAAGCACCCATGTTATCCGGAGGGCCTTTGGGAAATAATGTCTATGTATTTGAACAATTGCACTTCCATTGGGGAGAAAATGATTACGAAGGATCTGAAGATTTAATCAACAATCACTCATTTCCGATGGAAATGCATGCCGTTTTTTACAAGGAAGATTACAAGTCGATGAATGAAGCTCTTAAGCATTCCGATGGTTTGGCTATTCTAGCATATCTATACGag GTAAGTCCTAATCCGAACCCAATGTACGAACCTATCGTAGAAGTATTACCTGATATAGAAATGGTAGGTAACGAGAAAGCATTGCCAGAACCCTTGCTATTGCGAGGATTGTTTGCACCAGATATCACTAGCATGCAAGATTATTTCACGTACAACGGCTCGTTGACAACTCCTCCTTGTCTCGAAGTAGCTATATGGATTGACTTTAAAGATCATCAGCGCTTGTCGCATCAACAG TTAGCAGCTTTTCGCGATTTACGGACCACGGAAGGCAATAAGCTGACTCACAATTTCCGGCCGGTGCAGCCTTTAGAAGATCGAATAGTTCTTCAAAATATTCCAGGAGAACAGAATACGCCAAAGAACATTCCTCGCACTTATCATCGTTTTAACGAACATTCTGGACAGCACAATATCAAAGTGCCATTTTCCATCATCGCGCTAGGAATTCTTTTCGGGGTCATTTTGTTTACCATATAA